The window CCCCATACGGCTTCATAGCTTGCTGCACGTCGCTATCGGTTGAGAAACTTGTCATGTGAACAAGGGGAATGGCAACGCCGGTAATTTTTCCTAGCTCATCCAGTTGGTGTGCAATAATATCGTTAAAGGTTAGGTTATTCCTGACGCAAAGAAGGGACTTAGCGCGCTCCAGCCCCATGGTTGTCCCTAGGCCACCATTAAGTCTAACAACGGCCAGTTTACTAAGAAGCCTGGTTCCCTCTTCGGTGGTGGTGTTGCAGGCCGTTACCTTGCTAAAGCAATCGATCTCACCTAGAGGCTCAATCTCAGCCTCAGTTATAACCCCGGTCTTACCGGCGAGCACATCGTTAAATAGCCGCTCAAAGTTCCTGATAACGGCAGGGGGCAACCCATCTCGCCGCATTAGATCCGCTGCTTCCTTTGATCCCCTGCTACTTAGAGCCATCATCATACACCCAATGCCTCACTGAAAACTCAATTACCACCTCGATATCAAATACCTACCCCATCATGCTCAAAAAAAAGCATTAATGCACTACCCTGCATATCAAAAATGCGACCCATGCTCTTCTGCAACAACCCGATATATCGCGGCATTAGTCCGCTTAATCTCGTACCGGCCAGATCTCGGTGGAAGCAAGATAGCTCCGCCATCTATAAGATCAATCTCCTCTTTACCATCTATCATGCCAATAGTCGCATGCGCTCCCAAACAGAGTAGAATTGCAACATCCTTACCACTCTCTATGGTGGTTACACCACTGCCATACGGAAGCAGGCTAATCTGAAACTCCCTCACATCCGCTGGAATAAGAAAGAATCCATCACCAAGCTCCTGCGGCTCAATCAGTGCCGGCATGCCAACGGAATAATCGAGCATCTCAAGTAAGGTCTCTACATCCTTAAATTTTGGCGTTAGCCCCGCTCGGACAACGTTATCTGAACACGCCATACACTCAATCAGATCTCCCTCCAGGTAGGCATGCGGAATATTCGGCCCGATAAAGATCGCCTTGCCTGGCAAAACGGTCACAAGGTTCATAACAAAGACCGCCAGTAGCCCTACATCGCCGTCCCCGTAACACCTACGCAGCCGATCGATAACCTCAATCTCTACCGGCCAGGGAGCCGTTGCCGCAAAGCGCGCTATAATAATTCGCACTACCTCCTCAACCGCAACGCACGGAGTATTGAGCAACGACGCATATAACTCTCGACGAATATCCTCTTGCGAACTGGTTGAGGTTTTTGATTCGATCTCGTGCAGCAATGTTGGTGAAAGAATCACACCGAGCTCGGGAAACATTGCCAGACTCTCTCGCAACTCAAGCACTGATCTAAAGCCGTATAATAAGGTTACCGGCGTAAGGGGAATGCCGATCTCAGGCTTATGAGATGCGTCGGGATAATTAAGTGGATCGCTGAAATGCAGCCGCTGCGCCCAATCGCTATCAGGGTGCGCCTGAATTGAGAGCCCCACTGCTGCATCGATCGAAAGCACCTTAAGGATAAAGGGTAGTCCGGCCCCCATACACCTATCTCCGAGTAGCTCTGGATAGCGCGCCACTAGGCTATTTAGAGGAATGGAAGCGCCATCAGGTAACTCCACATCGGAGCACCCCTTAGGATGTCCCCCCAACCAGTACTCAGCCAGTCGCCCCTCGGGGAGAGCCCCTCTCAACATAGTTGCGATGCG is drawn from Pseudomonadota bacterium and contains these coding sequences:
- the manA gene encoding mannose-6-phosphate isomerase, class I; its protein translation is MNSSTISEINESRLLKRALRLTGKVQAYQWGKIGEASRIATMLRGALPEGRLAEYWLGGHPKGCSDVELPDGASIPLNSLVARYPELLGDRCMGAGLPFILKVLSIDAAVGLSIQAHPDSDWAQRLHFSDPLNYPDASHKPEIGIPLTPVTLLYGFRSVLELRESLAMFPELGVILSPTLLHEIESKTSTSSQEDIRRELYASLLNTPCVAVEEVVRIIIARFAATAPWPVEIEVIDRLRRCYGDGDVGLLAVFVMNLVTVLPGKAIFIGPNIPHAYLEGDLIECMACSDNVVRAGLTPKFKDVETLLEMLDYSVGMPALIEPQELGDGFFLIPADVREFQISLLPYGSGVTTIESGKDVAILLCLGAHATIGMIDGKEEIDLIDGGAILLPPRSGRYEIKRTNAAIYRVVAEEHGSHF